Proteins found in one Microbacterium sp. LWS13-1.2 genomic segment:
- a CDS encoding helix-turn-helix transcriptional regulator has product MTPAEDEGPSGVHCRLDELLAERGMTLTRLSELVGVSVVNLSILKNDRARAIRYSTLSAICRALDCEIGDLLVRAD; this is encoded by the coding sequence ATGACTCCCGCCGAGGACGAGGGCCCGTCGGGCGTGCACTGCCGGCTCGACGAGCTCCTGGCCGAGCGCGGCATGACGCTCACGCGCCTGTCGGAGCTCGTCGGCGTCTCGGTCGTGAACCTCTCAATCCTGAAGAACGACCGCGCGCGCGCCATCCGCTACTCGACGCTGTCGGCGATCTGCCGGGCCCTCGACTGCGAGATCGGCGACCTCCTCGTCCGCGCCGACTGA